A single uncultured Acetobacterium sp. DNA region contains:
- the trpE gene encoding anthranilate synthase component I, whose product MIKPSMEEARGYCGDYQSIPISLELFSDIKTPIEVLKCLKATGKKCYLLESVEGGEKWGRYSFLGFDPTLAVTCLDGEVVVKNGKTRDILTDDPRTVLREILAKWKSPKLDFLPVFTGGFVGYISYDFVKYTETNLVLTNDNAENFDDMNLMLFDKVIAYDHLRQKIVVIVNIKTDNFEANYIDGVIKLKEIEALIKNCNSTVAFRGQVTSEYRALFTKDYYCEMVEKTREHIYQGDIFQAVISNRLEADFEGDLLSAYRVLRTINPSPYMFYIDFDEIQVAGASPETLVSLKNSKLSTFPIAGTCPRGETPEQDAAFIAELLKDEKELSEHNMLVDLGRNDLGKVSEFGSVKVETYQEVVKYSHVSHISSTVTGTLKDGLDQLDALGAVLPAGTLSGAPKKRAIEIINALEGQKRGVYGGAVGYIDFSGNMDMCIAIRMAVKKNDKVYVSAGAGIVADSIPEKEFNESRNKARAMFEALERAQEVE is encoded by the coding sequence ATGATTAAACCATCGATGGAAGAGGCCAGAGGGTATTGCGGGGATTATCAGAGCATCCCGATTAGTCTGGAGCTGTTTTCAGATATTAAGACACCGATTGAGGTGCTGAAATGTTTAAAAGCCACTGGCAAAAAGTGTTATTTGCTGGAAAGTGTAGAGGGCGGCGAAAAGTGGGGGCGGTATTCGTTTCTGGGCTTTGACCCGACTCTGGCGGTGACCTGTCTGGACGGCGAAGTGGTGGTTAAAAACGGCAAGACCAGGGATATTCTCACCGATGATCCGCGGACGGTGCTGCGGGAAATTCTGGCCAAGTGGAAAAGTCCCAAGCTGGATTTCCTGCCGGTGTTTACCGGCGGGTTTGTCGGTTATATCTCCTACGATTTTGTTAAATATACCGAAACCAATCTGGTGCTTACAAATGACAATGCCGAAAACTTTGATGACATGAATCTGATGCTTTTTGACAAGGTCATCGCCTATGATCATCTGCGCCAGAAAATTGTCGTGATCGTCAATATTAAAACCGATAACTTTGAGGCAAACTATATCGACGGGGTCATCAAACTTAAGGAAATTGAAGCGCTGATTAAAAACTGCAACAGCACCGTGGCTTTCCGGGGTCAGGTGACTTCAGAGTACCGCGCACTGTTTACCAAAGACTATTATTGCGAGATGGTTGAAAAAACACGGGAGCATATTTATCAAGGTGATATTTTCCAGGCGGTGATTTCCAACCGCTTGGAAGCCGACTTTGAAGGCGATCTGCTGTCCGCCTATCGGGTATTGCGAACCATCAATCCTTCGCCCTACATGTTCTATATCGACTTTGACGAGATCCAGGTGGCCGGGGCATCCCCGGAAACGCTGGTGTCGCTGAAGAATTCCAAGCTGTCGACCTTCCCGATTGCTGGCACCTGTCCCCGGGGGGAAACGCCTGAGCAGGATGCTGCCTTTATTGCCGAACTGCTGAAGGACGAAAAGGAACTCAGTGAACACAATATGCTGGTCGATCTGGGCCGGAATGATCTGGGTAAGGTCAGTGAATTTGGTTCGGTCAAGGTGGAAACCTATCAGGAGGTCGTTAAATATTCGCATGTCTCCCATATTTCCTCGACGGTGACCGGCACCCTCAAAGATGGACTGGATCAGCTGGATGCCCTCGGAGCAGTGTTGCCAGCCGGAACCCTGTCTGGAGCGCCGAAAAAGCGGGCGATCGAAATTATTAATGCCCTGGAAGGTCAGAAACGCGGCGTTTACGGCGGAGCGGTGGGATACATCGACTTTTCCGGCAACATGGACATGTGCATTGCCATTCGCATGGCGGTAAAAAAGAATGATAAGGTCTATGTTTCCGCCGGCGCCGGGATCGTCGCTGACAGCATTCCGGAAAAAGAATTCAACGAATCACGAAATAAAGCCCGGGCGATGTTTGAAGCGCTGGAACGGGCTCAGGAGGTGGAATAA
- a CDS encoding aminodeoxychorismate/anthranilate synthase component II, with amino-acid sequence MILLIDNYDSFSYNLYQYVGIINPDIRVIKNDELSMAEIIALKPDHIIVSPGPGRPADAGICEEVIDYFKDKTPILGVCLGHQAICEVFGGTVTYASTLMHGKSSNVHIANGSPIFRGLPPIIAAGRYHSLSAERSTLPDDLLIIAEDDDGEVMAVKHRNYDVYGVQFHPESILTDDGHKMIENFLKIGNEK; translated from the coding sequence ATGATTTTACTGATTGACAATTACGACAGCTTTTCCTATAACCTGTACCAATATGTGGGGATCATCAATCCGGATATCCGGGTGATTAAAAATGATGAACTCAGTATGGCCGAAATTATTGCTTTAAAACCGGATCACATCATTGTTTCGCCGGGGCCGGGACGACCAGCCGATGCGGGGATCTGCGAAGAGGTCATCGACTATTTCAAAGACAAAACCCCGATTCTAGGAGTCTGCCTCGGGCATCAAGCCATCTGTGAGGTCTTCGGCGGCACGGTCACCTATGCCAGTACCCTGATGCATGGCAAAAGCAGCAACGTTCATATCGCCAACGGCAGTCCAATCTTCCGGGGTTTGCCGCCGATTATCGCGGCCGGCCGGTATCACTCCCTCAGTGCCGAGCGCAGCACCTTGCCAGATGATCTTCTGATTATCGCCGAGGATGACGACGGCGAGGTGATGGCCGTGAAACATCGCAATTATGACGTTTACGGGGTGCAGTTTCATCCCGAATCGATCCTCACCGATGATGGGCACAAGATGATTGAGAACTTTTTAAAGATAGGAAATGAGAAATGA
- the trpD gene encoding anthranilate phosphoribosyltransferase codes for MIKSAIYDIVNGKDLSLERTRSVMDQIMNGQATNAQIGSFLTAMRMKGETIDEITACAMVMRDKCTKIFPKTDVLDIVGTGGDEVATFNISTVSSLVIAAGGVPVAKHGNRSVSSKCGSADLLEALGVNIELSAEKSAVILDELGICFMFAPTYHASMKYAGPVRKELGIRTIFNILGPLANPAGANMQLLGVYDENLVEPLANVLNKLNVKRGMVVHGHDGLDEITLTDTTTICEIADGKINSFFITPEQLGLKRCELSDLIGGEKEENAAIALNILNGEKGPKRDVVVLNSAFCLYMSHNDITLRDCVRMAEAIIDSGKAKAKLDAFIKRTNEIAIEVLA; via the coding sequence ATGATTAAATCAGCCATATATGATATTGTCAACGGCAAAGACCTGTCCCTGGAGCGGACTCGGTCGGTTATGGATCAGATTATGAACGGGCAGGCTACCAACGCCCAGATCGGTTCGTTTCTGACGGCGATGCGGATGAAGGGCGAAACCATCGATGAGATCACCGCCTGCGCCATGGTCATGCGGGATAAATGCACCAAGATTTTCCCCAAAACCGATGTGCTCGATATTGTCGGTACCGGTGGCGACGAGGTGGCCACCTTTAATATTTCCACGGTGTCGTCACTGGTGATTGCCGCCGGTGGGGTGCCGGTGGCCAAACACGGTAACCGCAGCGTCTCCAGCAAATGCGGATCGGCGGATCTGCTGGAAGCCCTGGGCGTGAATATTGAATTGTCGGCGGAAAAAAGCGCCGTGATCTTGGACGAGCTGGGGATCTGCTTTATGTTTGCCCCCACCTACCACGCTTCGATGAAATACGCCGGGCCGGTGCGAAAAGAACTGGGGATCCGGACGATCTTTAATATTCTCGGACCGCTGGCCAACCCGGCCGGCGCCAATATGCAGCTGCTGGGGGTCTACGATGAAAACCTGGTCGAACCGCTGGCCAATGTGCTGAACAAGCTCAATGTGAAGCGGGGAATGGTGGTGCACGGCCACGACGGCCTCGACGAGATCACCTTAACCGACACCACCACCATCTGTGAAATCGCTGATGGTAAGATCAACAGCTTTTTTATCACTCCGGAACAACTGGGACTAAAACGCTGTGAATTATCGGATCTGATCGGTGGCGAAAAGGAAGAAAATGCCGCTATTGCTCTGAATATCCTAAACGGCGAAAAGGGCCCCAAGCGGGATGTGGTCGTACTAAACTCCGCTTTTTGCCTGTATATGTCCCACAACGATATCACCCTCCGGGATTGCGTCAGAATGGCCGAGGCGATTATCGATTCCGGGAAGGCTAAGGCCAAGCTGGATGCCTTTATTAAACGCACCAATGAAATTGCCATTGAGGTGCTGGCATGA
- the trpC gene encoding indole-3-glycerol phosphate synthase TrpC, whose amino-acid sequence MILDQIVASTAKRVTALKETTSLEALKSQATPSVAPFAFEKALARKKAAGEIAFICEVKKASPSKGVIAVDFPYVQIARDYQAAGADAISVLTEPEFFQGSNDYLTEIKKQVTIPVLRKDFIIDPIQIYEASLIGADAILLICSILDVEQLREYLRIADSLGLSALVEAHDEAEVQQALTAGARVIGVNNRNLKTFEVDLDNSIRLRQLVPPEIVFVSESGIRTPEDVAKLRENGTNAVLIGETLMRSGDKKQELDKLRG is encoded by the coding sequence ATGATATTGGATCAGATTGTGGCATCCACTGCCAAACGAGTGACGGCGCTTAAAGAAACGACCAGTCTGGAAGCACTGAAAAGTCAGGCGACACCTTCGGTTGCACCTTTTGCTTTTGAAAAGGCTTTGGCCAGGAAAAAGGCCGCCGGAGAAATTGCCTTTATCTGCGAAGTCAAAAAAGCCTCGCCCTCCAAAGGCGTGATTGCGGTAGATTTCCCTTATGTGCAAATCGCCCGGGACTATCAGGCCGCCGGGGCGGATGCGATTTCGGTGCTCACCGAACCGGAATTTTTTCAGGGGTCTAATGATTATTTGACGGAAATCAAGAAGCAGGTGACGATCCCGGTGCTGCGCAAAGATTTTATCATTGACCCGATTCAGATTTATGAAGCCAGTCTGATCGGTGCCGATGCGATATTACTAATCTGCTCGATTTTAGATGTGGAACAGCTCCGGGAATATCTTAGGATTGCCGATTCACTGGGGCTATCGGCGCTGGTTGAAGCCCATGACGAAGCGGAAGTACAGCAAGCGCTGACCGCCGGTGCCCGGGTGATTGGAGTCAACAACCGCAACCTCAAAACCTTTGAGGTGGATCTCGACAACAGCATCCGGCTACGCCAGCTGGTGCCGCCGGAAATCGTCTTTGTTTCAGAGAGTGGGATACGAACCCCGGAAGATGTCGCTAAATTGCGGGAAAATGGGACGAATGCCGTACTGATCGGCGAAACACTGATGCGCAGTGGGGACAAGAAGCAGGAATTGGATAAGCTGCGGGGGTAG
- a CDS encoding phosphoribosylanthranilate isomerase, producing the protein MTKIKICGLTRLADIEAVNAVKPDYIGFVFATSKRQVDMETARTLKQALVPGIEAVGVFVNHPVTEIIALAEAGIIDIIQLHGDEDEATVRLLQAQTGLPVIRAFRIKSQADIKETTADYRLFDTYDPSQYGGSGATFNWELLDDVTGDFFLAGGLNSGNIEAAIKQVKPYCVDISSGVETDGVKDRDKIINIVDIVRKIADLRNIN; encoded by the coding sequence ATGACAAAAATAAAAATCTGCGGCTTAACCCGCTTAGCAGATATCGAGGCGGTGAACGCCGTCAAACCGGATTATATTGGCTTTGTTTTTGCCACCAGTAAGCGCCAGGTCGATATGGAAACAGCCCGAACCTTAAAACAGGCTCTTGTTCCCGGCATTGAAGCCGTGGGGGTTTTTGTCAACCACCCGGTGACCGAGATCATCGCGCTGGCCGAGGCGGGCATTATCGATATCATCCAGCTGCATGGGGATGAGGACGAGGCCACGGTGCGGTTGCTGCAGGCGCAAACCGGCTTGCCGGTGATCCGGGCTTTCCGAATCAAGAGCCAGGCCGACATCAAGGAAACCACTGCCGATTACCGGCTCTTTGACACCTACGACCCGTCCCAATATGGTGGCTCCGGGGCAACCTTTAACTGGGAGCTGCTTGACGACGTTACCGGCGATTTTTTTCTGGCTGGTGGTCTGAACAGCGGCAACATTGAAGCCGCCATCAAGCAGGTCAAACCTTATTGCGTGGACATCAGCAGCGGGGTCGAAACCGATGGAGTGAAAGACCGGGACAAGATTATAAATATAGTAGATATAGTAAGAAAAATAGCTGATTTAAGAAATATAAACTGA
- the trpB gene encoding tryptophan synthase subunit beta: MSKGKYGIHGGQYTPETLMNAIIEVEKAYEHYKNDPAFQAELTELLNEYAGRPSRLYYARKMTADLGGAKIYLKREDLNHTGSHKINNVLGQALLAKKMGKTRLIAETGAGQHGVATATAAALMGFECEIFMGKEDTDRQALNVFRMELLGAKVHVVTSGTMTLKDAVNETFREWTTRVDDTHYVLGSVMGPHPFPEMVRDFQSVISKEARAQILEKEGRLPSAVIACVGGGSNAIGAFYNFIPDESVRLIGCEAAGKGVDTALHAATIANGSLGIFHGMKSYFCQDEYGQIAPVYSISAGLDYPGIGPEHANLHDTKRAEYVPITDDEAVAAFEYLSRTEGIIPAIESAHAIAYAMVLAPTMKKDEIIIVNVSGRGDKDVAAIARYKGENIYE, translated from the coding sequence ATGAGTAAAGGAAAATACGGGATCCACGGCGGACAGTACACACCAGAAACGCTGATGAATGCCATTATTGAAGTGGAAAAAGCTTATGAACACTATAAAAACGATCCGGCCTTTCAGGCCGAGTTAACCGAATTATTAAATGAATACGCCGGCCGGCCTTCGCGGCTGTATTATGCCAGGAAAATGACCGCCGATCTGGGCGGTGCCAAGATCTATTTGAAGCGGGAGGATTTAAACCACACCGGCTCCCATAAGATCAACAACGTACTGGGTCAGGCATTGCTGGCCAAGAAAATGGGGAAAACCCGGCTGATTGCCGAAACTGGCGCTGGTCAGCATGGGGTGGCCACGGCTACGGCGGCGGCCCTGATGGGTTTTGAATGCGAGATCTTTATGGGCAAAGAGGACACCGACCGCCAGGCGCTCAATGTCTTTCGGATGGAGTTGCTGGGCGCCAAGGTACATGTGGTCACCTCCGGAACGATGACCTTAAAGGATGCCGTCAACGAAACCTTTAGAGAATGGACGACCCGGGTGGATGACACTCATTACGTTCTTGGTTCGGTGATGGGCCCGCATCCTTTCCCGGAAATGGTCCGGGATTTTCAGAGTGTCATCAGCAAAGAAGCCCGAGCGCAGATTCTCGAAAAAGAAGGCCGACTGCCCAGTGCGGTGATTGCTTGTGTCGGCGGCGGCAGCAATGCCATCGGCGCTTTCTATAACTTTATTCCTGATGAATCCGTCCGACTGATTGGCTGTGAAGCCGCTGGCAAAGGAGTGGATACCGCTCTCCATGCAGCCACCATTGCCAATGGCAGTCTGGGGATCTTCCACGGCATGAAATCCTATTTCTGCCAGGACGAATACGGTCAGATCGCCCCGGTTTATTCGATTTCCGCCGGGCTGGACTATCCCGGTATCGGTCCGGAGCATGCCAATCTCCATGACACCAAACGCGCGGAATACGTGCCGATCACTGATGACGAAGCGGTGGCGGCCTTTGAATACCTGTCCCGCACTGAGGGGATTATTCCGGCCATTGAATCAGCCCATGCGATAGCCTATGCAATGGTGCTGGCACCAACCATGAAGAAAGATGAAATCATCATCGTCAATGTCTCCGGCCGAGGTGATAAGGATGTGGCCGCAATTGCACGATACAAGGGGGAAAATATCTATGAGTAA
- the trpA gene encoding tryptophan synthase subunit alpha — MSNTINIEANKTNKISQIFVNQKAFIAFLTAGDPSLEKTEEFILAMADAGADLIEIGIPFSDPIAEGPVIEAANERALSVGTTTDKIFAMVARVRQKTDIPLVFLTYMNPIFVYGTERFFTACEKAGINGVIIPDLPFEEKGEVLGAAGNHGLDVITLIAPTSQDRIQMLAKEATGFIYLVSSMGVTGVRSEIKTDLAAIIADIRQVTQTPVAVGFGIATPEQATTISQIADGVIVGSAIVRIIAEHGAASTEPLSDYVRKMKAALV; from the coding sequence ATGAGTAATACTATTAATATAGAAGCTAATAAAACAAATAAAATTTCTCAGATCTTTGTGAATCAGAAAGCCTTTATCGCTTTTTTAACCGCCGGTGATCCATCGCTGGAAAAAACCGAGGAATTTATTCTGGCCATGGCAGATGCCGGAGCCGATCTGATTGAAATTGGCATTCCCTTTTCCGACCCTATCGCTGAAGGACCAGTGATTGAAGCGGCTAATGAACGGGCGTTAAGCGTCGGGACCACCACCGATAAGATCTTTGCGATGGTGGCTCGGGTTCGGCAAAAGACCGACATTCCGCTGGTCTTTTTAACCTACATGAATCCCATTTTTGTTTATGGAACGGAACGGTTTTTTACCGCCTGCGAAAAAGCTGGCATCAATGGCGTGATCATTCCCGATCTGCCTTTTGAAGAAAAGGGTGAGGTGCTGGGTGCCGCCGGTAATCACGGCCTGGATGTAATCACCCTGATTGCCCCGACCTCCCAGGATCGCATTCAGATGCTGGCCAAAGAAGCCACTGGTTTTATCTATCTGGTGTCATCCATGGGCGTCACCGGGGTGCGCAGCGAGATCAAAACTGATCTGGCCGCCATCATTGCCGATATCCGTCAGGTGACCCAGACTCCCGTTGCGGTGGGCTTTGGGATCGCTACCCCGGAACAGGCCACAACGATTTCCCAGATCGCGGATGGGGTCATCGTCGGCAGTGCCATCGTCCGGATCATTGCCGAACATGGGGCAGCGTCCACCGAACCCTTAAGTGACTATGTCCGCAAAATGAAGGCGGCATTGGTTTAG
- the dhaK gene encoding dihydroxyacetone kinase subunit DhaK yields MKKFINDVENVENEMLEGIVLAHPEYVTRLEGFDVLVRADKKVGKVALVSGGGSGHEPSHGGFVGKGMLDGAVAGSVFTSPTPDQVFEAIKAVDAGEGVLLVIKNYTGDIMNFEMAAELAEAEGIKVANVVTNDDVAVEDSLYTTGRRGVAGTVFVHKIAGAKAETGASLDEVKATAEKVIANVRTMGVALKPCTVPAAGKPGFELSEDEMELGIGIHGEPGTERKPIQTADEIVDYLMERILKDMDPKAGDEVAVMINGAGATPPMELYILNRRVQQILADKGVKVFKTFVGDYMTSIDMAGASITLLKLDAELKDLLLAQADTIGFKMY; encoded by the coding sequence ATGAAAAAATTTATTAACGATGTAGAAAATGTGGAAAATGAAATGCTGGAAGGTATCGTCCTTGCGCATCCTGAATACGTAACCCGTCTGGAAGGTTTTGATGTGCTGGTTCGCGCTGACAAAAAAGTTGGCAAGGTTGCTTTGGTCAGCGGTGGCGGCAGCGGACATGAGCCATCTCATGGCGGATTTGTCGGAAAAGGGATGCTTGATGGTGCGGTTGCTGGCTCGGTTTTCACTTCTCCCACACCAGACCAGGTATTCGAAGCGATCAAAGCAGTTGATGCTGGCGAAGGTGTATTATTAGTTATCAAGAATTACACCGGTGATATCATGAACTTCGAAATGGCCGCTGAACTGGCCGAAGCTGAAGGCATTAAAGTAGCTAATGTGGTTACCAATGATGATGTTGCTGTTGAAGATAGTCTTTATACCACCGGACGCCGGGGCGTGGCCGGAACGGTTTTTGTTCATAAAATTGCCGGCGCCAAAGCCGAAACCGGTGCTAGCCTTGATGAAGTCAAAGCGACTGCTGAAAAGGTTATTGCTAACGTCCGTACCATGGGTGTGGCTTTAAAACCATGTACTGTTCCAGCGGCCGGAAAACCAGGCTTTGAATTATCTGAAGATGAAATGGAACTGGGTATCGGGATCCATGGCGAACCAGGAACCGAAAGAAAACCAATCCAGACGGCTGATGAAATCGTCGATTACCTGATGGAACGGATCTTAAAAGATATGGATCCTAAAGCTGGCGACGAAGTAGCTGTGATGATCAATGGTGCCGGCGCAACCCCACCAATGGAACTATATATCTTAAACCGTCGGGTTCAGCAAATTCTGGCCGACAAAGGCGTTAAAGTCTTTAAAACCTTCGTAGGCGATTACATGACCTCCATTGATATGGCAGGCGCATCGATCACGCTGTTAAAACTGGACGCTGAACTGAAAGATTTATTACTGGCTCAAGCTGATACCATCGGCTTCAAAATGTACTAA
- the dhaL gene encoding dihydroxyacetone kinase subunit DhaL, whose product MATKAEVLDFIRVYADKMAEHRQELTDFDQAIGDGDHGINMSRGFKAVMEKLPTVEDKNIDDILKSVGMTLVSTVGGASGPLYGTAFMKAGAAVKGKEELSNEDVILAFDEAVGGIQFRGKAVQGEKTILDSMIPAINAIKASIAAGKSMTDALVDAEKAAWDGVEYTKTIIATKGRASYLGERSIGHQDPGATSMAYAFQAAKEVAEKAGK is encoded by the coding sequence ATGGCAACAAAGGCAGAAGTGCTGGATTTTATCCGGGTTTATGCGGATAAGATGGCAGAACATCGACAAGAACTGACCGATTTTGACCAAGCAATCGGTGACGGTGATCATGGTATTAATATGAGCCGGGGATTTAAAGCGGTGATGGAAAAATTGCCGACTGTTGAAGACAAGAATATTGATGATATCTTAAAATCGGTAGGGATGACCCTGGTTTCCACCGTTGGTGGAGCTTCCGGCCCACTTTACGGCACTGCTTTTATGAAAGCTGGGGCAGCCGTCAAAGGCAAAGAAGAATTATCCAATGAGGATGTTATTCTGGCTTTTGATGAAGCGGTTGGCGGGATCCAATTTCGGGGTAAGGCAGTTCAAGGTGAAAAAACTATTTTGGACAGCATGATTCCGGCAATCAACGCTATTAAAGCAAGCATTGCTGCTGGCAAATCGATGACTGACGCCTTGGTAGATGCTGAAAAAGCAGCCTGGGATGGCGTCGAATATACCAAAACGATTATTGCTACCAAAGGACGAGCCAGTTATCTGGGTGAACGCAGCATCGGGCATCAGGATCCCGGCGCAACCTCCATGGCTTATGCTTTTCAGGCTGCCAAAGAAGTCGCTGAGAAGGCAGGTAAGTAA
- the dhaM gene encoding dihydroxyacetone kinase phosphoryl donor subunit DhaM: MVGIVVVSHSQKIAEGAVELAKQMAPEARIAAAGGMEDGGIGTDVSKIFAGIEAVQEGDGVVILVDLGSAVMSSEMAIEMLEDDSNVKIIDAPIVEGTIFSSVEASIGSSFEEVIEVLAGCKTYKKF, translated from the coding sequence ATGGTAGGAATCGTAGTTGTTTCTCACAGTCAGAAAATTGCCGAAGGGGCAGTGGAACTGGCAAAACAAATGGCACCCGAGGCTAGAATTGCGGCAGCTGGTGGCATGGAAGATGGCGGCATCGGCACCGATGTTTCCAAGATATTTGCTGGTATCGAAGCTGTTCAAGAAGGTGATGGGGTGGTGATTCTGGTTGATCTCGGTAGTGCCGTGATGAGTTCGGAAATGGCCATCGAAATGCTGGAAGATGACAGTAATGTAAAAATCATTGATGCCCCCATTGTCGAAGGCACTATTTTCAGTTCGGTGGAAGCATCCATCGGATCATCCTTTGAGGAAGTTATCGAAGTGCTGGCAGGCTGTAAAACATATAAAAAATTCTAA
- a CDS encoding YciI family protein — protein sequence MFIILLNYTKPIEAVEAVIPAHIDYLDHYYQLDKFVLSGRKRPRTGGVILCQASDKEEVWTIIAEDPFFIEKVADYEVLEFLPTKAAVGLERYLA from the coding sequence ATGTTTATTATCTTACTAAATTACACTAAACCAATCGAAGCAGTGGAGGCGGTGATCCCCGCCCATATTGACTATCTGGATCATTATTATCAGCTGGATAAATTTGTCTTATCTGGTCGCAAGCGGCCCCGGACCGGTGGGGTGATTCTCTGTCAGGCTAGCGATAAAGAAGAAGTCTGGACGATTATTGCTGAGGATCCTTTTTTTATTGAAAAGGTAGCCGACTATGAAGTGTTGGAGTTTCTGCCCACCAAGGCGGCGGTAGGTCTGGAGCGTTATCTGGCATAA
- a CDS encoding bacteriohemerythrin — MAIVWTQDLSVGVNSIDGQHQQLFKMADELFEAGKNGKSKEVVGDLLNFLDAYTKQHFSDEESYMTSIKYPGLAEQQAAHKAFVSELAKLKTAYDTSGGNISVIINANQMVVDWLTKHISGMDKKIGAYSKA; from the coding sequence ATGGCAATCGTATGGACCCAGGATTTATCAGTTGGTGTCAACAGCATTGACGGACAGCACCAACAATTATTTAAAATGGCAGATGAACTTTTTGAAGCCGGAAAAAATGGCAAATCTAAAGAAGTAGTCGGAGACTTACTTAATTTTCTTGATGCGTACACTAAGCAACATTTTAGTGATGAAGAAAGTTACATGACATCCATCAAATACCCCGGCCTGGCCGAACAGCAGGCGGCTCACAAAGCGTTTGTCAGTGAACTGGCCAAATTAAAAACCGCTTATGATACATCCGGCGGCAATATTTCGGTTATCATCAATGCCAATCAAATGGTCGTCGACTGGCTGACCAAGCACATTTCCGGCATGGATAAAAAAATCGGTGCCTACTCTAAAGCCTGA